Proteins encoded in a region of the Dryobates pubescens isolate bDryPub1 chromosome 14, bDryPub1.pri, whole genome shotgun sequence genome:
- the ATP6V1C1 gene encoding V-type proton ATPase subunit C 1 → MTEFWLISAPGEKTCQQTWEKLHAATTKHNNLSTNSKFNIPDLKVGTLDVLVGLSDELAKLDAFVEGVVKKVAQYMADVLEDSKDKVQENLLANGVDLVTYITRFQWDMAKYPIKQSLKNISEIIAKGVNQIDNDLKARASAYNNLKGNLQNLERKNAGSLLTRSLADIVKKEDFVLDSEYLVTLLVIVPKSNYNDWVKQYETLAEMVVPRSSNVLFEDQDSYLCNVTLFRKAVDDFKHKAREYKFMVRDFQYNEEEMKADKEEMNRLSTDKKKQFGPLVRWLKVNFSEAFIAWIHVKALRVFVESVLRYGLPVNFQAMLLQPNKKTMKKLREVLYDLYKHLDSSAAAIIDATMDIPGLNLSQQEYYPYVYYKIDCNLLEFK, encoded by the exons ATGACCGAGTTTTGGCTGATTTctgctcctggggaaaaaacctGTCAACAGACATGGGAGAAGCTACATGCAGCAACCACAAAACATAACAATCTTTCTACTAATTCCAAGTTCAATATTCCAGACTTGAAG GTTGGCACACTGGATGTTTTGGTTGGTCtgtcagatgagctggccaaactgGATGCCTTTGTGGAGGG tgttgTAAAGAAAGTGGCCCAGTACATGGCTGATGTCCTAGAGGACAGTAAAGATAAAGTTCAGGAGAATCTTCTGGCTAATGGAG TTGACTTGGTCACCTATATAACGAGGTTCCAGTGGGATATGGCCAAATACCCAATCAAGCAGTCCTTGAAGAATATTTCAGAGATTATTGCAAAG GGAGTAAACCAGATTGACAATGACCTGAAAGCAAGAGCCTCAGCatacaacaacctgaaagggAACCTTCAGAACTTGGAGAGAAAGAACGC GGGAAGCTTGCTAACCAGAAGCCTTGCTGACATTGTGAAGAAAGAGGACTTTGTACTTGATTCAGAGTATTTGGTCACGTTATTAGTGATTGTACCCAA GTCAAATTATAATGACTGGGTTAAGCAATATGAAACACTAGCAGAGATGGTTGTCCCACGTTCCAGCAA CGTGCTCTTTGAGGACCAAGACAGTTACCTCTGTAACGTCACCTTGTTCAGGAAGGCAGTGGATGACTTCAAGCACAAAGCCAGAGAATACAA ATTTATGGTCCGTGACTTCCAGTACAATGAAGAAGAGATGAAGGCAGACAAAGAAGAAATGAACAGGCTGTCAACTGACAAGAAGAAACAGTTT GGGCCTCTGGTTCGGTGGCTGAAGGTTAATTTCAGTGAAGCTTTCATTGCATGGATTCACGTGAAGGCACTAAGAGTTTTTGTTGAATCTGTTTTAAG GTATGGTTTGCCAGTTAACTTCCAGGCAATGCTGCTTCAGCCCAACAAGAAAACAATGAAGAAACTGAGGGAGGTTTTGTATGACTTGTACAAGCACCttgacagcagtgcagcagccatCATTGAT GCAACTATGGATATTCCTGGCTTAAACCTCAGTCAGCAGGAGTACTACCCATATGTGTACTACAAGATTGATTGCAATTTGCTGGAATTCAAGTGA